In Desulfovibrio sp. UIB00, the following are encoded in one genomic region:
- the coaD gene encoding pantetheine-phosphate adenylyltransferase, with product MRIALYPGTFDPLTNGHLSLIRRGCEVFDQIVVAVADNTPKFPLFSHEERVEMAREALKDEPRAVVEPFSGLTVEYAAQRGACALLRGLRAASDFEYEFQLALMNRRLQRHIQTVFLMTDYQWLFISSTIVKAAASHGADIKGLVPENVRTALMDKYHKGEVRQGTPCLAPPFGGFRVK from the coding sequence ATGAGAATAGCACTCTACCCCGGCACTTTCGATCCGCTGACCAACGGGCACCTGAGCCTTATCCGGCGCGGCTGCGAAGTCTTTGACCAAATTGTTGTGGCCGTGGCGGACAATACGCCCAAATTCCCCCTGTTCAGCCATGAAGAGCGGGTGGAAATGGCCCGGGAGGCGCTCAAGGATGAACCGCGCGCCGTGGTGGAGCCTTTCTCCGGCCTCACTGTGGAATACGCGGCCCAACGCGGGGCCTGCGCCCTGCTGCGTGGGCTGCGCGCGGCCTCGGACTTTGAGTACGAATTCCAGTTGGCGCTCATGAACCGCCGCCTGCAACGCCACATCCAGACGGTCTTTTTGATGACCGACTACCAGTGGCTGTTCATCAGCTCAACCATAGTCAAGGCTGCGGCCAGCCATGGCGCGGACATCAAGGGCCTCGTGCCTGAAAACGTGCGCACGGCCCTGATGGATAAGTACCACAAGGGTGAAGTGCGTCAGGGTACGCCCTGCCTTGCACCGCCTTTTGGCGGCTTCCGCGTCAAGTGA